In a genomic window of Parambassis ranga chromosome 24, fParRan2.1, whole genome shotgun sequence:
- the chrm5b gene encoding muscarinic acetylcholine receptor M5b: MDPTNSTFGNTSHVSAPPHSLWEVISIATVSAIVSLITIVGNVLVMLSFKVNSQLKTVNNYYLLSLAFADLIIGVLSMNLYTTYILMGYWSLGNLACDLWLAVDYVASNASVMNLLVISFDRYFSITRPLTYRAKRTPKRAAIMIGLAWLVSFVLWAPPILCWQYFIGKRTVPMDQCQIQFLTQPVITFGTAIAAFYIPVSVMTILYCRIYKETQRRTKDLAELQGLTTENVPEGTKPQKTIIHSCFHFTRERRDQSQASWSSSNQSNATKTTTRSDEAWVKADQVTSFNSYTSSEEEEQHVSIDTPQGSFREAGTGQSNKNGQVTDYTEDQYFSTPQNKNSKKCISYKFKPGSKGKNGSSATATPCPVEVEQPTKNTSPSSAPSKPMDPVLKNQITKRKRMVLVKEKKAAQTLSAILLAFILTWTPYNIMVLISTFCADCIPTSLWHLGYWLCYVNSTINPMCYALCNKTFQKTFRMLLLCQWRRRRRGEDKLYWGGQNPNVNNKMT; the protein is encoded by the coding sequence ATGGATCCCACAAACAGCACTTTTGGAAACACTTcccatgtctctgctcctcctcacagcctttGGGAGGTCATATCTATCGCTACAGTGTCAGCCATTGTCAGCTTGATCACTATTGTCGGAAACGTGCTGGTGATGCTGTCCTTCAAAGTAAACAGCCAACTGAAGACTGTAAACAACTACTACCTGCTGAGTTTGGCCTTCGCTGACCTTATCATAGGAGTGCTGTCCATGAACTTGTACACCACATATATATTAATGGGTTACTGGTCTTTAGGGAACCTTGCATGTGATCTATGGCTAGCAGTGGATTATGTAGCCAGCAATGCATCAGTTATGAACTTACTTGTTATCAGCTTTGACAGATATTTCTCCATCACCAGGCCGCTGACCTATAGGGCAAAGAGGACTCCAAAGAGAGCTGCCATCATGATAGGCCTGGCCTGGTTGGTGTCTTTTGTCCTCTGGGCACCACCCATTCTGTGCTGGCAGTATTTTATTGGAAAAAGGACAGTGCCTATGGACCAATGCCAAATCCAGTTTTTAACACAGCCTGTGATCACATTCGGGACCGCTATCGCAGCTTTCTACATCCCAGTCTCTGTTATGACTATACTCTACTGCAGGATCTACAAGGAGACGCAAAGACGGACAAAGGATCTGGCAGAGCTTCAGGGACTCACAACAGAAAATGTTCCAGAGGGCACTAAACCACAGAAAACCATCATTCACTCTTGTTTTCATTTCACCAGGGAGAGGAGAGACCAGAGTCAGGCCTCCTGGTCCTCATCTAATCAAAGTAACGCCACTAAAACTACCACCAGGTCAGATGAGGCGTGGGTGAAGGCAGATCAGGTCACATCTTTTAACAGCTACACAtcatcagaggaagaggagcagcatgtTTCAATAGACACCCCACAAGGATCTTTCAGGGAGGCAGGTACTGGACAAAGTAATAAGAACGGCCAGGTGACAGATTACACAGAAGATCAGTATTTTTCCACTCCTCAAAACAAGAACAGTAAAAAGTGCATCTCTTATAAGTTCAAACctggctctaaaggtaaaaatGGCAGTTCAGCCACTGCAACACCATGCCCGGTTGAAGTCGAGCAGCCCACTAAGaacacctccccctcctctgccCCCTCCAAACCCATGGACCCCGTCCTGAAGAATCAAATCaccaagaggaagaggatggtgCTGGTAAAGGAGAAGAAGGCAGCCCAGACACTCAGCGCTATCCTGTTGGCCTTCATCCTCACGTGGACACCATACAACATCATGGTGCTCATCTCCACCTTCTGTGCTGACTGCATCCCTACATCTCTTTGGCACCTGGGCTACTGGCTGTGCTACGTCAACAGCACCATCAACCCCATGTGCTACGCTCTCTGCAACAAAACCTTCCAGAAGACCTTCCGCATGCTTCTTCTCTgccagtggaggaggaggaggagaggagaggacaagcTGTACTGGGGTGGACAAAACCCAAATGTCAACAATAAAATGACTTGA
- the emc7b gene encoding endoplasmic reticulum membrane protein complex subunit 7 translates to MLHRDRLPLLWMFVQATLIVAWCFTDIETGPGAGVSTQANGDRFKIEGRAIVPGVKPQDWVSTARVLVEGEEYVGFVRTDGSFSVHDVPSGSYVVEVVTPTFRFEPVRVDITSKGKMRARLVNYIKTSEVIRQPYPLQIRSNGPHSYFMKRETWGWTDFLMNPMVMMMVLPLLIIVLLPKVVNTNDPEMRKEMEQSMNMLNPNPELPDVSELMTKLFSGSKGSSKAGSSSKGTRPAAKRR, encoded by the exons ATGCTACACAGGGACAGACTGCCGCTGTTATGGATGTTTGTGCAGGCTACGCTTATCGTTGCGTGGTGTTTCACTGACATCGAAACGGGGCCTGGTGCAGGTGTATCGACACAGGCTAACGGAGATCGGTTCAAAATTGAGGGACGGGCCATAGTTCCGGGAGTTAAACCACAAGACTGGGTCTCCACGGCCAGAGTCCTGGTGGAAGGAGAAGAATATGTTGGATTTGTGAG AACTGATGGGAGTTTTTCAGTGCATGATGTCCCTTCAGGATCTTACGTTGTGGAAGTTGTCACCCCCACCTTTAGATTTGAACCAGTGCGTGTTGATATCACATCAAAGGGGAAAATGAG GGCACGTCTTGTGAACTACATCAAAACATCAGAGGTCATTCGCCAGCCATACCCTCTTCAGATCAGGTCCAACGGTCCTCACAGCTACTTCATGAAGAGGGAGACCTGGGGCTGGACGGACTTCCTGATGAACCCAATG GTTATGATGATGGTTCTTCCCCTGTTGATTATTGTTTTGCTGCCCAAGGTGGTCAACACCAATGACCCAGAAATGAGAAAG GAAATGGAGCAGTCTATGAACATGTTGAATCCCAACCCTGAGCTTCCTGATGTCTCTGAGCTCATGACCAAGCTTTTCTCTGGATCCAAGGGTTCCAGCaaggcaggcagcagcagcaagggCACCAGGCCAGCTGCCAAACGGAGGTAG
- the katnbl1 gene encoding KATNB1-like protein 1, which yields MAAGEYVWQREVFKIKQGKSNGFLRSCLHIPAEKNMKQVDIINKEELDKDRFQVHYKVHSPGKAKRLSSCKRKGCALEEVGTKLHRPTSDVGNSCNPGMANKENELTCSDDVRGNYCGFPVNSAEASKMAGASSKYSDLTELSKDHEAMTHVLFGRNLRLKVALTLWRRNASELVAYLLRIQDTGVLLDCLPVLTNNLQAEAPCLSLGCCVDLMPQVKVVLSSKYEEHIMVGLHWVQAVVKKWWPELSKNEKRLRDSCSEDRNIQVMKQQLKDLWKEGARLCWIPGSIGDLAKAIEAYLSQLL from the exons ATGGCAGCTGGTGAGTATGTGTGGCAACGGGAAGTCTTTAAGATCAAGCAGGGTAAATCCAATGGCTTTCTGCGGTCCTGCCTGCATATTCCTGCTGAAAAGAACATGAAGCAG GTGGATATTATTAATAAGGAAGAATTAGATAAAGACAG ATTTCAGGTGCATTACAAAGTACACAGTCCGGGCAAAGCAAAGCGACTGTCATCCTGCAAGAGGAAGGGTTGCGCATTGGAGGAGGTGGGCACAAAGCTGCACCGCCCAACGTCCGATGTAGGCAATTCTTGTAACCCCGGCATGGCCAACAAAGAAAATGAGTTGACATGCTCCGATGATGTGCGGGGCAATTACTGTGGGTTCCCGGTGAACTCTGCAGAGGCCTCCAAGATGGCAGGGGCCAGCTCCAAATACAGCGACTTAACTGAG TTATCAAAGGACCACGAAGCTATGACGCATGTCCTTTTTGGAAGGAATCTCAGACTTAAAGTAGCTCTAACGCTGTGGCGAAGAAATGCCAGTGAATTAGTAGCCTACCTATTGAG AATTCAAGACACAGGGGTGTTACTTGACTGCTTACCTGTCTTAACAAACAA CCTTCAAGCTGAAGCACCATGTTTGTCACTTGGCTGCTGCGTTGACCTCATGCCCCAAGTTAAAGTGGTTCTTTCCAGTAAATATGAAGA ACACATAATGGTGGGTTTACACTGGGTTCAAGCCGTCGTCAAGAAGTGGTGGCCAGAACTTtctaaaaatgagaaaagacTGCGGGACAGTTGTTCAGAAGACAG GAATATTCAAGTCatgaaacagcagctgaagGACTTGTGGAAGGAAGGAGCCAGATTATGTTGGATTCCAGGATCTATAGGAGACCTAGCAAAG GCCATCGAGGCTTATCTGTcacagctgctctga